TTATTTCCAGAATTTTCCATGTAATATTTTTGGACAACAATTgaccacaggtaactgaaactATGGAAAGTGAAACTGGATAAGGGAGTCTACTGTACTGTGGACTGAGTGGCTTCTAAACAATAGAAATCTATTTCTTACAGTGCTGGATCCTGGatgtctgagatcagggtgtcagcatggCTGGATTCTGGCGAGGCCCCTCTTTCTCCAacttcttgttgtgtcctcacaaggcaaggagcagagagaggaagcaagctcgcTTGTGAAACTTACAAGTGtactaatcccactcatgagggaTCCATCCTCATGCCCTCATCAAATCCTAATTATCTCCCCAAAGCCTCACCTCCTATACCCTCATATGGTGGgatagggtttcaacatatgatttGGGGtggtgggggacacaaacattcagtccataggcAGAGGGTGCTGTGTTGGATGACTATCCCTGCTCAGTTTCAGAATATGGTTTATTCTCCACTTCCCATTACCATGCTCCACTGGGATGTGTCTTAGGATGTTCTGTGACCCTGTGCTGGGCATCAAATACCTGGGGTGGGATACCTCCACTCCACGCCATACTCTGCAGGCTGGAGTAGACCCGCCCCAATGCTTGTTGTCAAGGAAGGCTGTCCTGATGCCTCCCCCATCTTAGGGGAAGAAGAGGGCGACTATTCCTTGTACATTTCGTCCCACTTTGATTAACTAGCTAATCTCGGACTTGTCCCAGGTTTATCTGATAAATTTTAGCCCATATTTGGGCACAGATTATTATAATGCTCCGTTTAAAAAGGGCTTCATATATAAAGTGTCACCAACAAACCTTTTCTCTTCACTTAGCCCAACTGTTTTATCTGGACTTCTCTAGCATAATATTTCCCCAAACATGCTTTTAAAAGATGCTACATATGAAAGTGGTCTGTGGTTAAATAAATCTTGGAAATACTAGGTTAAATACATTTAATCAAGTTTATTTCATacagaacttctcagagcctctaATGCATTAAAAGCCATTGTGAGTTTCCACGTGGGGGTGACTGTAGAGTGAACCCTTTTGTAAGCATCCTTGCCCACAGAATGCATGAGGAGTAAAGATTATGGCTTAAAGGGACATGTTTTAGAACATGTTTCTTTAAAGATTAATGGGTAAAGTCTCATGAAGAATTATATCTATAAATTAAGCATGCAGTAATAAAGGCTTTTCTTAAAGTGGTGACAATGGGAATACTGTTTCTAGTTTATAGCAACAAACATACAGTAGCTGAAAACAATGGTAAATCCTTTCTCTGACATGATCTACGTTTTCAGAACAACTTACCTTTGCGGAATTCGTGAACTGAAAGCTCCAGAGATGGAGCTGCTGCTACATACAACTccagaatttaaaatgaaaattgtcCCTGGCTGTAATGCAATGCAGATGCGGGGGAGGGGTTGGGAGTGGGAAGCTGGAGGGAGGCGCAAGGGAACGAACAAGAGCTCTGTGGCTGACCAGGGATGGGGCTGATCCTGATCCTGTGGGAGGATGTAAGTTTCCATTTGTTTTCAAATGTTGGGCCTTGCTTTGCTTGTactaacgaaaaaaaaaaaaaaagttacagctTTAAAGTTTTGGCTTTTGGTATAACATAGTATATCTTATTATAGAATCTTGTGAGAAACATGCTGCACAGATGTTAATTTAATcgttaattttcctctttttttttttttccccagaaaactGCAGACAAGAGTCAAATATAAAAAAGCTGTCATTTCTTGAGGCTGGAAAGAATAGGCCAAATGAACCCTGAATTCTAAGTCTTAACAATAGAGCAATAATTTCTCTCATAAAGGTTGAATAATTTGGGCTCTTTTTACCAGACAATAGCTTGATTGCATTGCTAGGTTTCTTGACTTAAGGAACaagaagacaatagcaaaaaaaatggGCACAGAAGAAAGCTCTAGGCTGGAAGATAAGGTCAGGATATGTAGGAAATTAACAGGAAGGCCATTGAAGGTGTTCTCAGGCTCTAACtcccagtgggggtggggaggtccaGGGGGCGTTAGCTTCCCAGAATGACTGAGGTAAAGTTATAGGAGAGTTCTGTAGACAGtttggaaagaaaagtaaaaatatacagCTCAGTTCTGATATAGATTGCATTCTTACTTAAGGATAGAATGTGAAGTAATTGTATTCTTGAACATTTAACTAAAGTAAACATGCTTGAACACCTTCtttgccaggcaccatgctaataGGCATTGGGAATTCAACAGCAAGCAAGACTCCTGGAGAAGCTAACAAACAAGCAGCTGTTGACGCCACTGAGTGGGGAGCAACACAAAGGAGATAAAGAGTGTGTTTCTTAGATGGTCATGGAAGGCCACTTAGGAGATGACTTGGAAGGTGTGGGGGTAAGGATGAAGAGTTAGATATCCAAAGAACTAGGGAGTAGAGGATGTTGAACGTTCCAGGGAAAGGGAATAGCAAGTGCATAGACCCAAGTTATACAACAGTTTGACATCttgtaaaaatagaaagaagtccTGTGGGGttgaaaatgtaaagaacaaCGAAGAGAGTTCCGAAAGATAACACTGCAGGGACAAGCAGAATCCTGATCATGTAGGACAGCATAAGACATGGTAAGGATTTTACTCTGGGCTAATGGATTGGGACTTTTGagctccagaactgtaagagaataaatacgtgttgttttaagccaccgtGTTTGtagtatttgttacagcagccataggaaattaATACACGTAGGAAGAAGATTATCTGAGTTTACCCGTACTCCTAAACAGCTAAGAGAAACAGGACTGTTAAGTGATCGGTGCCACTTAATCCACAACATAGTGGATTCATCATCGAGTCAGTGTCTGGTGCTCAGTACTGTTTGTCTAAGAACTCATTCTCCTTGGTTCATTAGGCATGATCAGATTAAGGAGGATGAATATATACTAACTTAACTCACAAGAGAGAGATATAAACCACAACACATCAATTAATTGGCTTATTCATAGAAGTAGAAATACTAAGTGGGTCAACTTACTTAGATCAGCAGCTAAATGTTGCTTGACCTTGCTTGGGAATTGTAAAGCCAGAATGACAGCAGTGGGCTCATCTTGGTGCCTAATGTTACCAAATCTCATAGCCTACTGCACTCATCTCCATGGGATGAGAACATTTACACTGGTCAGACGGGTCCCTCTCCTGATTATGTTGGGACATTCTGGCAAATTTTGACTTGTAGGCACTACCTTTCTAGAGTCCTCAAAGATCGTCAGGACCCTATTTTGGTAAGATTCCCTCGAATGGACCACAAAGATTAAATGTCAGTTTACCTCATCTCATGTAGTCTCACCAGGAACACATACTCCACCTCATCATTCACTCACcgattcattcaagaaatattattcagtacttACTAAGTTCCAGACATTGTGCTAGGGTTTCAGACCCAAAGATAAGTAAGATAAAGGCCCTATTTTCTTACGGTGTTTTAGTGGATTAAAAGTTTCCGCGTATTTCTTCTGTAAATAGCTGATCTCATCCATGTCTTGTGATTTCATGGATTCCATTTTTGCGGAATAACATTTCCTAACCCTCGTTGCCAAAGTTAGGGATGGTCCAATTGAGGACCTGTAAAACAGTCAAATCAATTCAATGAAAAACCCTGTTATCTGGACAATTTTAGTCATGCCTTATTTTGACTGTTTTATCTAGGCATTAACATTTCACTAGTCTAGTGTGACAAAGGGCCTAACATTTAATCTCAATGATGTTAACATTCTCACAAAACAGAAGAGATGGTGGTGTCCACCTGTCCAATTTACAAGGAAGGGATTTGTGCACTGGGTGGTCCCTTCCAACTCCTAGTTTTACTCTATGATGATTCATATTGTCATTGAGTGCAACTTAATTTTCTCAAGCCCCAAACTCAAGACTATTAAAGAAATCATAAGGTCATAAGCATGCCATTCACTCTAGTTTACATAACCAATAAACCTCTGGTTATGGAGCTATAAAGGTTTTTCATCATCACTTCCATAGAAAGACCATGCTTGGTAAACTTCCCTTCTTGGTTTGTTGCAGTATAAATGAAGTTTGAAAGTTAATATAAACTGATATTAGTATAAACTGTGAAAGACTAGTGGAGGAgtgatttttctgtgtgacctagaaCAAGTCACTCACCTCTTGACTTCAGATTCCCTGTTTGTAAATGTtagttaaattttatgtttttagttttctcagtTCTAAAATTCCATGATTCTTCGAGAATCTCTGGAAAATATCACCACAAAAAGTtcaagttcttttatttatttgtaaggaATCAGATCCATTTTATGGAAACCCTTTAGAGAAATTCCATTTTGAGTAGTTTATCAAGAGGCCGTAACTCTACAGCAGATACTGTCCCTGCTCTTATGAAGCTAAGTGTTCAATGGAAGGGAGAGGCACCATTAAATACAGACTCACAAAACCCACAACGACTTTTATGAAACAACTTgttaatttcaattttatatttacaaaaagacaaagagaataggCAGTGGGGAGGCAGGAATGATGCCTGGTTCCCCCTCGCAGAGTGCAGAGAGCAGTGAGAGGCGACGGCCAGCAAGAATAGGTCAGACTGCCCTTCCCTGCCATTATTGATAACAGCAATGGACCAAAGGCTTCAGTTAACAAGGTCAGTCTGTCTGGGGAGAGTCGGGCGATCTGTCCAGTCCATGTGCATGAGGAGGAAGGCACCCAAGTCAGTCTATTGAGGCCTTGGCTCTCTATAGGCTGGGGCCCTTCTCTTGGAACTTCTGGGCCGCCCTCTCCAGGGCAAGTAGGGGCCACGGGGACAATACCGGGGAAAACCCCTATGGACCACAGGGGCCCGCTGCTGATAacagggttgggggaaggggagccTAGGTGGCTGGGGGCTAAACATAAAGTCACCATCGAAGGCAAATTCTGTCTGGGTAGATGGGAGAATATCTGAATGGAAATGGTTCAAGGAGAACTGATCCGATTGGAAAGGATGGTCTGAAGAAAAATCGGCATCTTGGGGACAGACAAGGAACGGGGGTGTCACCTGCTGAAGGGGGATGGGACGGGGTtttgggggcaggagtgggaacTGGTGTGGGTGGGGAGATGGCGCGGGGAGCAGGGGGCAGCACCCAGGCAGAGGCAAGGGTCGGTGAGGAGGGAAGACCGGTTGATCTCTGCAGGCCGGGAGCTGCCTCTCAAGTCTCCTGCCAGGTCCTCCCCTCGCGGGGCCATCCTTGATGCACTTGCCCACTGGGTCACGCTGGGGCAGCTCCACCCCCCAGGCGTCGGCCACGTGGGCcagcagaagctgggagagatgCCGGTGCGCTCGCTCGTTCCAGTGCACCCCGTCGGGCTGCAGGTACTTCCCTGTGTGGCGGCGGAAGTGGAAGTGCAAGTCCAGCACATCGAAGCCGTGCTTTTGGGCCTCGGCAGAGCTGTAGAAGTTGGCCTCAATCACGTTGGTTTTCAGTGTGGAGGCCGCGGGTCGGAGCTCGGGCGGGAGGAAGCCGCTATTGATGTTGTTGCCCACGGGCATGGCCGTGTTCCAAACCAGGAGGCACGACTCGGGCAGCACCTGGCGCAGGCGCCCAAACAGGCTCTCCAGGTTCTGCAGGTAGTTCGGCCAGGAGTCCTCCCCGTACCTGGTGAGGTCCCAGAGGCAGGAGTTCATGATGACCAGGTCCGGGTCGTGCTCACCCGAATGCAGCTCCTCCAGGATGGCTTCCAGGTAGTCGGAGTACACGCGCGTCAGGAAGTAGAAGCGCACCAGGTGCTGGCCGGAGCAGAACTGGCGCACCTCGCGGTAGTGGGTGCCGTTATGCATGCGGCCCTGCTTGCCCCCCTGCACCAGCTCGTCCTGCTCGAAGCTGTACTCTCCCTTGGCCTTGAGCTGGCTGAGTGTGAGCAGGCTGTCCTTCTGCAGCAGGAGCACCAGGTCCTTGTACACGGCCCTCTGGACCGAGTCCCCCAGGATGACCACGAACTTGTTGTGAAGTAGCTGCCGTACTTCGGAGGCGAGCAGGTGGACCATGACGCCCGGGACGCGCCGCCTAGCTCCTTCCTTTCACTCGGTGGCTCTGCGGATGGCTAGGACAGAAGGAGAGAGCATATGGGAAGGGTCCACCTCGGGCAGGACGGTTTGGGAGGGCCCGGGGACGGGGATGGAACTTTAACCTGGGGCACCTGCAGGGGCGGGGCTCCGCTACCGTCAGCCCGGAAGGAAGGGAGCCTGGAGCCAGAAGCCCTGGTTGGCCTGCACGCAGTTTCTGCCTGAGACGTAACTCTGAACACCCAGGAAACCCAGGTTCtacctggcgggggtggggtggggtgggggccctGCCCTCCCGGTCTGGAGGTACAACCACCACAAGATACCCCACCACCGGCCTGGAGGCCGCCCAGAAGTCTGGCAACTGGAAAATGGTTAGGCAAATTTTGCAGCTGTTAAATACTGAGGATTATATCAAGCAAGAACATGGAGAGTGTGATATATACTGTTAAGTTGAGGAAGTTACCATATGTGTGCCCCATTTCCCTGAAatggtataaaatagataggcaTAGATCACACTgaaagaaaataggcaaaagcCAGTTTTTAATAGGACAGTAGGATTATGGGTGActtgcctccccctcccctttttgtaaatatactttatatagtcttaaatcaattttaataacttaaaaggAATTTAATGAAATGCAACAGGCCGCAGAAAGGAAGAGCACATATGCCAGGTATtattaaaaagatttcttttacaAGCGAGCAACTGTTTCTTATTAATGGGActtgtaagaaataaataaaattggaaataattcACGTGTGTTTCAGCTGTAATATTCTTAGTGTTTCATTTGAAgatcagaatatgccacccccaaaGATGCTTTGgcataagaaatattttagctAAAGGCCACTGAGAATCGATAGATACAGGAAGAGTTCTCTGCCCTCCCACTATGAACCTAAAAGCAGGGCATAAATTTCCTTTTGAGGAAGGTGCCCCTTCCCCCAGCAAGGAGAGAAGAGCCAAGGAAGAAGACAGTGAATTGTCAACCCCGAGATGAGTCTGCATAAACAAACCTTACTAAAAGAGCCCTTATTTTCCATTAGTACCCCCATAAATCCCTTCCCCACAATTTATCATCCCTTGAAACTCATACCCTTTgttctttgttaaaatggtatataagcccgggcttccctggtggcgcagtggttgagagtctgcctgccgatgcaggggacacgggttcgtgccccggtcggggaagatcccacatgccgcggagcggctggacccgagagccacggccgctgagcctgcgcgttcgcagcctctgctccgcaacgggagagatcccagcagtgagaggcccgcgtaacaaaaaaaaaccccaaatagtaTATAAGCCCAAGTTTCACCGCTTCTTtgag
This genomic stretch from Phocoena phocoena chromosome 11, mPhoPho1.1, whole genome shotgun sequence harbors:
- the PCED1B gene encoding PC-esterase domain-containing protein 1B, translated to MVHLLASEVRQLLHNKFVVILGDSVQRAVYKDLVLLLQKDSLLTLSQLKAKGEYSFEQDELVQGGKQGRMHNGTHYREVRQFCSGQHLVRFYFLTRVYSDYLEAILEELHSGEHDPDLVIMNSCLWDLTRYGEDSWPNYLQNLESLFGRLRQVLPESCLLVWNTAMPVGNNINSGFLPPELRPAASTLKTNVIEANFYSSAEAQKHGFDVLDLHFHFRRHTGKYLQPDGVHWNERAHRHLSQLLLAHVADAWGVELPQRDPVGKCIKDGPARGGPGRRLERQLPACRDQPVFPPHRPLPLPGCCPLLPAPSPHPHQFPLLPPKPRPIPLQQVTPPFLVCPQDADFSSDHPFQSDQFSLNHFHSDILPSTQTEFAFDGDFMFSPQPPRLPFPQPCYQQRAPVVHRGFPRYCPRGPYLPWRGRPRSSKRRAPAYREPRPQ